A genomic window from Brachyspira sp. SAP_772 includes:
- a CDS encoding nitroreductase family protein, whose amino-acid sequence MQEDILFTRRSIRKYIKDKAVEKEKIEYILKAAMYAPSANNKRNWEFIVVEKRET is encoded by the coding sequence ATGCAAGAAGATATTTTATTTACAAGAAGAAGTATAAGAAAATATATTAAAGACAARGCAGTTGAAAAAGAAAAGATAGAATATATATTAAAGGCTGCTATGTATGCTCCTTCTGCAAACAATAAAAGAAACTGGGAGTTTATAGTTGTAGAGAAAAGAGAGAC